A single region of the Streptomyces sp. NBC_00236 genome encodes:
- a CDS encoding LAETG motif-containing sortase-dependent surface protein, which produces MTIPRRSWRAAGTLAAAAVVGLTGAVLTAGPAAAHTPTWDVTCTEVSLHLTAYNDDVTNQVTVTVDGKDLLPTETFGKGFDKTIALPEHDKALTVRLVVKAGDGEQYSRDESKQAPVCEETEEPTPTPTPTETKPSETPTTATPTPTTTPSETASSSAPAAATPSPSSPDLAETGSSSATPIIGGAAVAVLLAGGGIMWSVRKRRTAQH; this is translated from the coding sequence ATGACCATACCCAGGAGATCGTGGCGTGCTGCGGGAACCCTCGCCGCCGCCGCGGTTGTCGGCCTGACCGGTGCGGTTCTCACCGCCGGTCCGGCCGCAGCTCACACCCCCACCTGGGACGTGACCTGTACCGAAGTGAGCCTGCACCTGACCGCGTACAACGATGACGTCACCAACCAGGTGACCGTCACCGTCGACGGCAAGGACCTCCTGCCGACGGAGACCTTCGGCAAGGGCTTCGACAAGACGATCGCGCTGCCCGAGCACGACAAGGCGCTGACGGTCCGTCTGGTCGTCAAGGCCGGTGACGGCGAGCAGTACTCGCGCGACGAGTCCAAGCAGGCGCCGGTGTGCGAGGAGACCGAGGAGCCCACGCCGACCCCGACGCCGACCGAGACGAAGCCGTCCGAGACGCCCACGACGGCGACTCCCACGCCGACCACTACCCCCAGCGAGACCGCCTCGTCGTCTGCGCCTGCCGCAGCCACGCCGAGCCCCAGCTCGCCGGATCTGGCCGAGACCGGTTCGTCGTCCGCCACGCCGATCATCGGTGGCGCGGCCGTCGCCGTGCTGCTGGCCGGTGGCGGCATCATGTGGTCCGTGCGCAAGCGCCGCACCGCGCAGCACTGA
- a CDS encoding GTP-binding protein — protein sequence MPTEHADSSPDESTGAAPKDALALKILVAGGFGVGKTTLVGAVSEIRPLRTEELLSEAGQSVDDTDGVAQKTTTTVAMDFGRITIRSGLSLYLFGTPGQDRFWFLWDELSQGALGAVVLADTRRLEDCFPAVDYFEHRRIPFVVAVNCFAGARSYGEGDVSRALDLDPGTPVVLCDARDRDSGKEVLIRMVEYAGRMHTARLLDSVG from the coding sequence ATGCCGACCGAGCACGCTGACAGCTCCCCGGACGAGTCCACCGGGGCCGCTCCGAAAGACGCCCTGGCCCTGAAGATCCTGGTCGCCGGCGGGTTCGGGGTCGGCAAGACGACGCTCGTCGGAGCAGTGAGCGAGATCAGGCCTCTGCGGACGGAGGAACTCCTCAGCGAGGCCGGACAGTCGGTGGACGACACCGATGGCGTCGCGCAGAAGACCACCACCACCGTCGCCATGGACTTCGGACGCATCACCATCAGGTCCGGACTCTCCCTTTACCTGTTCGGAACCCCGGGCCAGGACAGGTTCTGGTTCCTCTGGGACGAACTCTCCCAAGGCGCCCTGGGTGCGGTGGTTCTGGCGGACACCCGGCGGCTGGAGGACTGCTTCCCGGCGGTCGACTACTTCGAGCACCGCAGGATCCCCTTCGTCGTCGCCGTCAACTGCTTCGCGGGGGCTCGTTCGTACGGCGAAGGGGATGTGTCGCGCGCCCTCGATCTCGACCCGGGAACTCCGGTGGTGCTGTGCGACGCCAGGGACCGGGACTCGGGCAAGGAAGTCCTGATCCGGATGGTCGAATACGCGGGCCGTATGCACACCGCGCGGCTTCTGGACTCGGTCGGCTGA
- a CDS encoding GNAT family N-acetyltransferase — translation MLIREATAEDWPAIWPFFHEIVAAGETFTYPPDLAEADALDWWLLKPPNRTVVAVDEDGGVLGTAKMNNNQMGNGSHVASASYMVDPRHSGRGVGRALCAYTIDWARAAGFRAMQFNAVVEGNAAAVGLYRSLGFEVLGTLPEGFNHPKKGFVGLHIMYRPL, via the coding sequence ATGCTGATCAGGGAAGCCACCGCTGAGGACTGGCCCGCCATCTGGCCCTTCTTCCACGAAATCGTGGCCGCGGGCGAGACGTTCACCTACCCACCCGATCTCGCGGAGGCCGATGCGCTCGACTGGTGGCTCTTGAAGCCCCCGAACCGCACGGTGGTCGCGGTAGACGAGGACGGCGGCGTCCTGGGCACGGCGAAGATGAACAACAACCAGATGGGCAACGGCTCGCACGTCGCCAGTGCCAGTTACATGGTCGACCCCCGGCACTCCGGAAGGGGTGTGGGGCGGGCCCTGTGCGCGTACACGATCGACTGGGCTCGCGCGGCCGGGTTCCGCGCCATGCAGTTCAACGCGGTCGTGGAGGGCAACGCCGCCGCGGTCGGTCTCTACCGTTCCCTCGGTTTCGAGGTGCTGGGAACCCTGCCGGAGGGGTTCAACCACCCGAAGAAGGGGTTCGTGGGACTTCACATCATGTACCGGCCGCTCTAA
- a CDS encoding roadblock/LC7 domain-containing protein, with protein sequence MALDRGLDWLLDDLTSRVEHIRHALVLSNDGLVTGASTGLAREDAEHLAAVSSGLHSLARGSGRHFRAGKARQTMVEFDEALLFVTAAGDGSCLCVLSEAEADVGQVAYEMTLLVNRVGEHLGVAARQDGSVGVNRV encoded by the coding sequence ATGGCGCTGGACAGGGGACTCGACTGGCTGCTTGACGATCTCACCAGCCGGGTGGAGCACATACGGCACGCTCTGGTGCTGTCGAACGACGGTCTGGTCACCGGAGCGAGCACGGGGCTGGCTCGTGAGGACGCGGAGCATCTGGCCGCCGTCTCGTCCGGACTGCACAGTCTCGCCCGTGGATCGGGCAGGCACTTCCGCGCCGGAAAGGCCCGGCAGACGATGGTGGAGTTCGACGAGGCGTTGCTCTTCGTGACGGCCGCCGGAGACGGCAGCTGTCTGTGTGTGCTGAGTGAGGCGGAGGCCGATGTGGGGCAGGTGGCGTACGAGATGACGCTGCTGGTCAACAGAGTCGGCGAGCACCTCGGGGTGGCTGCGCGGCAGGACGGGAGCGTAGGGGTCAACAGGGTCTGA
- a CDS encoding Lrp/AsnC family transcriptional regulator: MSRSEHTLSEADRTVIHALQIAPRAGWSRLGAVLGSRPDTLAQRWARITAAGTGWCVALGLHTGETPPCMAWIEVLCTGERNEVRSALLTEDPHVLSVFDVTGARAMLLFVAFPDLSMLDEHISTRLLRLPGVTGTRTHLVTAVHRSGHRWRLDRLTPTQTHRLIDLPGRPREPGATSSPSLRPEDRRLVLAMAGDSRLSVAELARRQGRSESATRRQLIRLESSGTLTHNCRPAPLYSGWPVSVVMWADSPTADLATAPPLVHLRETVEFMSVTGPHNLVIALNLRSLDDLPACAATLMRRVPGLRIADSIVVLRCHKFAAQVLGSDGRRIRTVPPDIWARPVPLPARS, translated from the coding sequence GTGTCACGCAGCGAACACACCCTCAGCGAAGCTGACCGCACGGTGATCCATGCGCTCCAGATCGCGCCCCGAGCCGGCTGGAGCCGGCTCGGAGCTGTTCTCGGGAGCCGTCCGGACACGCTGGCGCAGCGGTGGGCCAGGATCACCGCCGCCGGAACGGGCTGGTGTGTGGCGCTGGGACTGCACACGGGAGAGACGCCGCCCTGCATGGCCTGGATCGAGGTCCTCTGCACCGGCGAGCGGAACGAGGTGCGGTCCGCCCTGCTCACCGAGGATCCGCATGTGCTGTCGGTGTTCGACGTGACCGGGGCCCGCGCCATGCTCCTGTTCGTCGCCTTCCCGGACCTGTCGATGCTCGACGAGCACATCTCCACCCGTCTACTGCGTCTTCCCGGTGTGACGGGGACCCGGACCCATCTCGTCACCGCGGTCCATCGCTCCGGGCACCGGTGGCGGCTCGACCGGCTGACGCCCACACAGACCCACCGCCTGATCGACCTGCCCGGCCGCCCCCGTGAACCGGGCGCGACCTCGTCCCCCTCCCTCAGGCCGGAGGACCGGCGTCTGGTCCTGGCCATGGCGGGCGATTCACGGCTCTCCGTGGCCGAGCTGGCCCGGCGGCAGGGCCGGAGCGAGTCCGCGACGCGACGCCAGCTCATCCGGCTGGAGAGCAGTGGCACCCTCACCCACAACTGCCGGCCGGCTCCGCTCTACTCGGGCTGGCCCGTCTCGGTCGTGATGTGGGCGGACTCCCCGACCGCGGACCTCGCGACGGCTCCGCCCCTCGTCCATCTGCGGGAGACGGTCGAGTTCATGTCGGTCACGGGTCCGCACAACCTCGTCATCGCCCTCAATCTGCGCTCGCTCGACGATCTGCCGGCCTGTGCGGCCACCCTGATGCGGCGGGTGCCGGGACTCAGGATCGCGGACTCGATCGTCGTACTGCGGTGCCACAAGTTCGCCGCGCAGGTGCTGGGCTCCGACGGCCGCCGGATCCGCACGGTCCCGCCGGACATCTGGGCCCGCCCGGTTCCGCTGCCGGCGCGTTCATGA
- a CDS encoding DUF6397 family protein has product MPTTESVRDDGVRMITVSRATAELELRRGEFALAVHLGIVRVDARQPGGRAGVHREEIDRLRSEDGFPEALQERVRTVGTADGARLLGISPVRFSRLARAGCVTPVAFYLNRYRAVVWLYLAQELGGVAARSPELMVGNSPPWMRSRLDAGTDCRARNWRSLRTERLLALTEDPWARAAVVGGALDPVQLAEVVDDPYERAYLGRVRPVPLFGQGGSAAGREAMAQLMLADEPDEILWRRVTLGMELDSARELRAAPRPGEERCPGAAGESGPSAEPAVPVGSVGQVRASGSEEASAERLEPGAQGDGTQGDGEQEGGEGGGAAGLLARFRLRRTPRRRSPRRTASGPGKPFATGARTRHSFHHADQGSHR; this is encoded by the coding sequence ATGCCGACGACGGAATCGGTGCGGGACGACGGCGTTCGTATGATCACCGTAAGCAGGGCCACTGCGGAACTGGAGCTGAGGCGCGGAGAGTTCGCCCTGGCCGTGCACCTGGGCATCGTCCGGGTCGACGCCCGGCAGCCCGGAGGGCGGGCCGGAGTCCACCGGGAGGAAATCGACCGGCTCAGGTCGGAGGACGGATTTCCCGAGGCGCTGCAGGAGCGGGTGCGGACCGTGGGGACCGCGGATGGCGCCCGGCTGCTCGGGATCAGTCCGGTCCGCTTCAGCCGGCTGGCGCGCGCGGGCTGTGTCACGCCGGTCGCGTTCTACCTGAATCGCTACCGAGCGGTGGTCTGGCTCTATCTCGCGCAGGAGCTGGGCGGGGTGGCCGCGCGGTCACCCGAACTCATGGTGGGCAACAGCCCGCCCTGGATGCGCAGTCGACTGGATGCCGGAACGGACTGCCGGGCCCGCAACTGGCGCTCCCTTCGGACCGAGCGGCTGCTGGCCCTCACCGAGGACCCCTGGGCCCGTGCCGCCGTCGTCGGGGGAGCGCTGGACCCGGTCCAGCTGGCCGAGGTCGTCGACGATCCGTACGAGCGTGCCTACCTCGGCAGGGTCCGGCCCGTACCGCTCTTCGGCCAGGGCGGATCGGCCGCCGGGCGTGAGGCCATGGCGCAGCTGATGCTCGCCGATGAACCCGACGAGATCCTCTGGCGGCGGGTCACTCTCGGGATGGAGCTGGACAGCGCACGCGAGCTGCGCGCGGCCCCGCGGCCCGGGGAGGAGCGGTGTCCCGGAGCGGCGGGCGAATCGGGCCCCTCGGCCGAACCCGCAGTGCCGGTGGGATCGGTCGGTCAGGTGCGGGCGTCGGGCTCGGAGGAGGCGTCGGCTGAACGGCTGGAGCCCGGTGCGCAGGGAGACGGCACACAGGGAGACGGCGAACAGGAAGGCGGCGAAGGCGGCGGCGCGGCGGGGCTGCTGGCCCGGTTCCGCCTCCGCCGGACACCTCGGCGCCGGAGCCCGCGCCGGACAGCGAGCGGCCCGGGGAAGCCGTTCGCCACCGGCGCCCGGACCAGGCATTCTTTCCACCATGCTGATCAGGGAAGCCACCGCTGA